From Debaryomyces hansenii CBS767 chromosome C complete sequence, a single genomic window includes:
- a CDS encoding DEHA2C02772p (similar to uniprot|P32896 Saccharomyces cerevisiae YDR081C PDC2 Transcription factor), producing the protein MGYTIKQKIDICLKAESNPQMTQADLAIWAKQEYGSSRPPSQTTISRILCAKNDLIASKEVDFQLVRRRKQSNPILRRILTEWVTQATWENIPITTPIIQSTANAIWNRLPTFEKDGNGLFNQKWCNHFIKKLNINLFGNEEDIRNNPGHYELNKVWKLDEKIGLKNYLVDLIKQENYKPQDIFTIDEFQLFYSLPLDQIFDVSSIDKGLKQSSSSTENSLTIMIGTNIDGSEKLSPLVVGKYDMFNVSACSNSSFKNLSVYSTSRQNIMNKITEIFNVFYNSNLNKWITSEMFQNYLLTLDHKLTSTSPNRKILILLDDSSSHRIINLKFRNIKLCYMKNNANYKNPYNSSYNGSSFNFLPTSFGIVEEFKILYRLQQYLEMIRLQRKNSKSNAAEVSEDTNISSGVSLNNYKPNVNPSTAMEVLSESDYHIPLIKVIEWIKRAWDSITQEKIHMAWKKSYLFNFKKPWPSHDPAITKHASLSLQPLALATNNYDMSKSYDKLSEIMATLNVVIPWEINELLGLVNERGKVTLSYVSIEEIVGSCLSEAYDSDESGKEKAGSNENFHTDNGGNWFKESNLDHKHNVTTNILGKQFSTPIVSSTNNNNNDNIISSNTNIFSGTEMQYPEYNNNNLSSMNINTLLADTSNVISEVQVANNNSSSSCQEDIQHPQYSVLSHTSVPHKANQSIDSLSPISKFVATGDVSGVSNMNNSSVRPSNPFMAEKINTEEYGHREKKRQLYAPNSTNSISYVPQGTSFNESLSRSVLHANPSKNSNGLSRISPEDNDGPPDAVFNSNSKTEILQLLSRLLEMSQTVDLKLSDNTLEELSTKLNEIQSNDSS; encoded by the coding sequence ATGGGATATACTATAAAACAAAAGATTGACATCTGCTTGAAAGCAGAGTCAAACCCACAAATGACACAGGCTGATTTAGCCATATGGGCTAAACAAGAATATGGCTCTTCGAGGCCACCTTCGCAAACTACAATTTCCAGAATATTGTGTGCTAAGAATGATTTGATAGCCTCAAAAGAAGTTGACTTCCAATTAGTGCGCAGAAGAAAGCAGTCAAATCCTATACTTCGGAGGATCTTAACAGAATGGGTTACGCAAGCCACATGGGAGAATATTCCTATAACGACGCCGATTATTCAACTGACTGCCAATGCTATTTGGAATAGACTACCAACGTTTGAAAAGGATGGAAACGGTTTGTTTAATCAAAAATGGTGTAATCACTTCatcaagaagttgaatattaatttatttggaaatgaagaagatattcGTAACAACCCAGGACAttatgaattgaataaagtATGGAAGTTAGACGAAAAAATAGGTTTGAAGAACTATTTGGTAGACTTGATTAAGCAGGAGAATTACAAACCACAGGATATTTTTACTATTGATGAGTTCCAgttattttattctttgcCCTTggatcaaatatttgatgttTCCTCGATAGATAAAGGTTTGAAACAATCAAGTAGTTCCACAGAAAATTCATTGACTATAATGATAGGAACAAATATTGATGgatctgaaaaattaagtCCATTGGTAGTGGGCAAATATGACATGTTTAATGTTAGTGCATGttctaattcatctttCAAGAACTTGTCTGTCTATTCAACTTCAAGACAGAATATCATGAATAAAATAACTGAAATCTTCAATGTTTTCTATAACTCTAACCTCAACAAATGGATTACATCTGAAATGtttcagaattatttattaactttaGATCATAAGTTGACGAGTACTTCACCTAACAGGAAGATTCTCATTTTATTGGACGACTCTTCATCTCATAGGATCATTAATTTAAAGTTTcgaaatattaaattatgctatatgaaaaataatGCAAATTACAAAAACCCATATAACTCGTCTTACAACGGctcatctttcaattttcttccaACGagttttggaattgttgaagaatttaaaatccTTTATAGATTACAACAATATTTAGAGATGATTAGgttacaaagaaaaaactCTAAATCAAATGCGGCCGAAGTAAGTGAGGATACGAATATATCATCAGGTGTTAGTTTAAATAACTATAAACCAAATGTGAATCCTTCTACGGCCATGGAAGTATTATCTGAATCCGATTATCATATTCCGTTGATAAAAGTTATAGAGTGGATCAAGAGAGCTTGGGATTCTATTACACAAGAAAAAATACATATGGCATGGAAAAAgtcatatttattcaatttcaagaaaCCATGGCCATCGCATGATCCAGCAATCACCAAACATGCATCTCTATCTTTGCAACCATTGGCTTTAGCAACtaataattatgatatGTCGAAAAGttatgataaattatctgAGATAATGGCAACACTTAATGTAGTAATTCCTTGggaaataaatgaattattaggACTAGTTAATGAAAGAGGAAAAGTGACACTCAGCTATGTTTCAATCGAAGAAATAGTTGGTAGTTGTTTACTGGAAGCTTATGATTCTGATGAATCAGGTAAGGAAAAAGCAGGCTCTAACGAAAACTTCCATACCGATAATGGTGGAAACTGGTTCAAGGAGTCAAACCTAGACCACAAGCATAATGTTACAACGAACATATTGGGGAAGCAGTTCTCCACTCCAATTGTTAGCTCaacgaataataataataatgacaataTCATTAGTAGCAACACTAATATATTCTCCGGTACCGAAATGCAATACCCTGAGTATAACAACAATAATTTGAGCTCaatgaatattaatacattaTTGGCAGATACAAGTAATGTAATTTCTGAAGTACAAGTggctaataataattcgtcatcatcgtGCCAGGAAGATATACAACACCCACAGTATTCAGTTTTATCACATACATCAGTACCACACAAAGCAAATCAGTCGATAGATTCCCTATcaccaatatcaaaatttgtAGCTACTGGAGACGTCTCTGGAGtttcaaatatgaataattcatcagtCAGGCCGAGTAATCCATTTATGGcagaaaaaattaatactGAAGAATATGGGCATCGTGAAAAGAAAAGACAATTGTATGCACCGAACTCAACTAATTCGATCTCATATGTGCCACAAGGTACATCCTTCAATGAATCGCTCAGCAGATCTGTTTTACATGCAAATCcatcaaaaaattcaaatggGTTGCTGAGGATATCGCcagaagataatgatgGGCCTCCTGATGCCGTTTTTAATAGCAATAGCAAAACAGAGATTCTTCAGCTTTTAAGTAGGCTTCTTGAAATGTCCCAAACAGTCGATTTGAAGCTTTCCGATAATACACTCGAAGAACTTTCAACAAAACTAAATGAAATACAATCAAATGACTCAAGCTAA